A stretch of the Paenibacillus dendritiformis genome encodes the following:
- a CDS encoding methyl-accepting chemotaxis protein, with amino-acid sequence MLRSIKLKLILAFLVTILVPISLIGVIVHNSMVKEITDNFVTSTTNEVSQVDGRMSLYFDTVKENVQLLAASPIIRQADDTITSYMNRPEKSKATPSKNGGIETEIYKELERFAKTHPNTSSVFVGTAGGGYVQWPEDELAAQYDPRTRPWYDDGVANPGQVTMSEPYADAVSGLLRMSSVTAVNDGNDKPLGVVGLNMSLGKLAEQLDSIKIRTTGYVILLSRDGTILAHPRNPELIAKNIADIGVPEFAGIKEKTAEHFEIRMDGTDYITNLYTSQQTGWKYLSVVEKSELTQEAYKIGKINLLTSSICAILSVLLALALASNITKPLQTVVTNLKAISSGDFTGEVPAYIRQKKDEIGVLGQSLQTMQSSIRHLVAEIRGAATTLAASSKELSAHTAASTEQIQEVGSIVKVVADGAETQMRGTEEGSKAMEEMAIGIQRIAESTTSISETSMDTSEQAKNGSMLLQEAVRQMNTIDESVRNSGVLVHNLGERSEQMAVIVDAITEIASQTNLLALNASIEAARAGEHGQGFAVVAHEVRKLAERSADSAREIADLIEEAKNDGSKAVKSMDDVRDSVADGIYKVENSVQLIQRILSEITDMAGQMQDTSAVTEEMSAGSEEVLASVNEIAHIAEKNAEHATTLVKFTDQQLLDMAALLKNAEQLNQMAQTLSQMMSRYKI; translated from the coding sequence ATGTTAAGAAGCATTAAGCTGAAACTGATTCTAGCCTTTTTAGTGACAATTCTCGTTCCTATCTCACTCATTGGCGTGATTGTCCATAATAGCATGGTAAAGGAAATCACCGATAATTTCGTGACATCGACTACGAATGAAGTCTCGCAGGTGGACGGCAGAATGTCTCTTTACTTCGATACCGTGAAGGAAAATGTGCAGCTCCTGGCTGCCAGCCCAATCATCCGCCAAGCCGATGACACCATCACCTCATATATGAACCGGCCGGAAAAGAGCAAGGCGACACCTTCAAAAAACGGAGGCATTGAAACCGAGATTTATAAAGAATTAGAGCGGTTTGCCAAAACACATCCCAACACGTCCTCCGTGTTTGTAGGCACGGCCGGTGGCGGCTACGTACAGTGGCCGGAGGATGAATTGGCCGCTCAATATGATCCGCGGACCCGCCCTTGGTACGATGACGGGGTGGCGAATCCCGGCCAAGTCACGATGTCTGAACCGTATGCGGATGCGGTTAGCGGCCTTTTGCGAATGAGCAGCGTAACCGCCGTCAACGACGGCAACGACAAGCCGCTGGGCGTAGTCGGACTGAACATGAGCCTCGGCAAGCTGGCCGAGCAGCTCGACAGCATCAAAATCCGGACGACAGGCTATGTCATTCTGCTCTCCCGCGACGGAACGATTCTGGCTCATCCCCGCAACCCGGAGCTTATAGCTAAAAATATTGCGGATATCGGCGTGCCGGAATTTGCCGGCATCAAAGAGAAAACGGCGGAGCATTTCGAGATCCGAATGGACGGCACAGACTACATCACCAATTTATATACGTCACAGCAAACCGGTTGGAAGTACCTGTCTGTCGTTGAAAAAAGCGAATTGACTCAAGAAGCCTACAAAATCGGGAAGATCAATCTCCTGACCAGCTCGATATGCGCCATCTTGTCCGTGCTGCTGGCGCTGGCGCTGGCATCTAACATTACGAAGCCGCTTCAGACCGTCGTCACGAATCTGAAGGCGATCAGCTCGGGCGATTTCACGGGCGAGGTTCCGGCTTACATCCGGCAGAAAAAGGATGAAATCGGCGTGTTAGGTCAATCGCTGCAGACGATGCAATCTTCGATTCGCCATCTGGTGGCCGAAATACGCGGCGCCGCCACGACATTGGCAGCCTCTTCGAAGGAGTTGTCCGCACACACGGCAGCGAGCACGGAACAGATTCAAGAAGTCGGATCCATCGTTAAGGTAGTCGCCGACGGGGCCGAGACGCAGATGCGGGGCACGGAAGAAGGCTCCAAGGCAATGGAAGAGATGGCCATCGGCATTCAGCGGATCGCGGAGAGCACAACCAGCATTTCCGAGACGTCGATGGATACGTCCGAGCAGGCGAAGAATGGCAGCATGCTGCTGCAGGAAGCGGTAAGACAGATGAACACGATCGATGAATCCGTGCGTAATTCGGGGGTCTTGGTTCACAATCTGGGCGAGCGCTCGGAACAGATGGCCGTTATTGTCGATGCCATCACCGAAATCGCATCGCAGACAAACCTCCTTGCCCTGAATGCGTCAATCGAAGCCGCCCGCGCAGGCGAACACGGTCAAGGCTTCGCCGTCGTTGCCCATGAGGTAAGGAAGCTGGCGGAGCGCTCGGCGGACTCCGCGCGCGAGATCGCCGACCTGATCGAAGAAGCGAAGAATGATGGCTCCAAGGCCGTCAAATCGATGGATGACGTTCGGGATAGCGTCGCCGATGGCATTTACAAAGTAGAAAACTCTGTGCAGCTCATTCAGCGCATCTTATCGGAAATTACCGATATGGCAGGCCAAATGCAAGATACGTCCGCCGTGACGGAAGAAATGTCCGCCGGCTCTGAGGAAGTGCTTGCATCCGTTAACGAAATCGCGCACATCGCCGAGAAGAACGCGGAGCATGCCACGACACTCGTGAAGTTCACGGATCAGCAGCTGCTGGATATGGCGGCCTTATTGAAAAATGCGGAGCAGCTTAATCAAATGGCACAGACGTTGAGCCAGATGATGAGCCGCTACAAAATATAA
- a CDS encoding peptide MFS transporter translates to MAGNDRKKIIESVPQKGFFGHPKGLFTLFFTEFWERFSYYGMRAILVFFMYYEVSRGGLGFPENTALAIMSIYGSLVYMSGIIGGWMADRILGTSRAVFYGGILIMLGHIALAVPGNASLFFISMILIVLGTGLLKPNASSLVGEIYGEQDNRRDAGFSIFYMGINLGGFLSPLVVGTVGMNNFHLGFGLAAIGMFIGLAVYAATRSKNLGLAGTVVVNPLSPAEKKKVFALLGVSAVVLGALIAVAIAFGVLTFDTFIKLVGILGILIPTLYFVVMYRSPKTTPVERSRVIAYIPLFIASIMFWAIQEQGSTILANYADKRTQLEFAGIHISPAWFQSLNPLFIILLAPVFAWLWVKLGNRQPTIPQKFSLGLLFGGLSFLIILLPAYLGGPASLVNPLWLVLSYFVVVLGELCLSPVGLSATTKLAPAAFTAQTMSLWFLSNAAAQAINAQIVKFYTPETEMLYFGVIGGAAIVLSLLLYLLSPKIQSYMKGVK, encoded by the coding sequence ATGGCGGGTAATGACAGAAAGAAGATTATAGAGAGTGTTCCGCAAAAGGGATTTTTCGGGCATCCCAAAGGCTTGTTCACCCTATTTTTCACCGAGTTCTGGGAGCGATTTTCCTATTATGGAATGAGGGCTATTCTTGTATTCTTTATGTACTATGAAGTGTCGCGGGGCGGACTCGGGTTTCCGGAGAACACCGCGCTTGCGATAATGTCCATCTACGGATCACTCGTGTATATGTCGGGAATCATCGGCGGTTGGATGGCTGACCGGATTTTAGGCACGTCGAGAGCCGTTTTTTATGGCGGTATCTTGATCATGCTCGGTCATATCGCGCTGGCTGTACCGGGAAATGCTTCGCTGTTCTTTATATCCATGATCTTGATTGTGTTAGGCACCGGTCTCTTGAAACCCAATGCATCGAGCTTAGTAGGGGAAATTTACGGCGAACAAGATAACCGCCGGGATGCGGGCTTTAGCATTTTCTATATGGGGATCAACCTTGGAGGATTCCTGTCTCCTCTAGTGGTAGGAACCGTCGGAATGAATAATTTCCACCTTGGCTTCGGCCTGGCTGCTATCGGCATGTTCATCGGCCTGGCCGTATATGCGGCAACCCGCTCCAAAAATCTGGGTCTTGCCGGTACGGTTGTCGTCAACCCGCTCTCACCCGCCGAGAAGAAAAAGGTGTTTGCTCTTCTAGGTGTGAGTGCCGTGGTTCTGGGCGCCTTGATCGCGGTTGCGATTGCATTTGGCGTTCTGACTTTCGATACATTTATCAAGCTGGTTGGGATTCTAGGCATCCTCATTCCAACCCTGTACTTTGTCGTGATGTACCGCAGTCCGAAAACAACGCCTGTCGAGCGTTCGCGGGTTATTGCGTACATTCCTTTGTTCATTGCTTCGATTATGTTCTGGGCCATTCAGGAGCAAGGGTCTACCATTCTGGCCAATTATGCAGACAAGCGTACCCAATTGGAATTCGCAGGCATCCATATCTCACCCGCCTGGTTCCAGTCCTTGAATCCGCTCTTTATTATTTTACTGGCCCCTGTATTCGCTTGGTTGTGGGTAAAGCTCGGAAATCGCCAGCCGACCATACCCCAAAAGTTCTCGCTGGGCTTATTGTTTGGCGGCTTGTCCTTTTTGATCATTCTGCTGCCGGCTTACTTGGGCGGACCCGCTTCGCTCGTCAACCCATTGTGGCTCGTGCTTAGCTACTTCGTCGTGGTACTCGGCGAGCTATGCTTGTCGCCGGTGGGCCTCTCGGCTACGACGAAGCTTGCGCCCGCTGCCTTCACGGCCCAGACCATGAGCCTATGGTTCTTATCCAATGCCGCGGCCCAAGCCATTAACGCCCAAATCGTAAAATTCTATACACCAGAAACCGAGATGCTTTACTTTGGGGTAATCGGAGGGGCAGCCATCGTGCTGAGTCTTCTGCTCTACTTGCTGTCCCCGAAAATCCAAAGCTATATGAAAGGCGTTAAATAA